One region of Citrus sinensis cultivar Valencia sweet orange chromosome 6, DVS_A1.0, whole genome shotgun sequence genomic DNA includes:
- the LOC102613934 gene encoding transcription factor EMB1444-like isoform X2 — MILSWEDGYCDHLKPRQPLGIMSEDIYHNGANELFSTRSETSAGDGGFEGYSIGLVLANMSHLQYALGEGVVGEVANSGTHFWVSYDDVSTTKVNSKLVPKCPDEWLLQLASGIKTILLVPVLPHGVVQLGSLQVIAEDVAVVAGIKDRFIHNAWRNTVLSILNRDIRTKSSSTLTSGLMDSLDEPSASTISQLKSEDSDAVDSVKPNKVLVSTFDPILPVETLQDALRGSVKDLSGTFRSESENKIAVPSLGLSEASKSQGHSLFAGQWEMMESKFFGLSCLEEELQAYSQCDKYNLELLGEFSGGAMSCYPASMEQPFQHEICNNIDHSSAIFLNFPKDCELHKALGPAFQRHTSDYLGDSYHLVDNICNSSSLIHKRDFTDGIEPTSSVKGSDADLLEAVVTSVRRGTYGSPDLYNGVNSSLISLEKFVTLSPPQSHSEDSASAGVDSIPQSKVISTSLSGNKNEFSPTSSSFKNAMGTFIDTELFGKEHNSLQPRKGMKLSNANKRRTKPGDNQKPRPRDRQLIQDRIKELRELVPNGVKCSIDCLLGRTIEHMLYLRSVTDQAEKLNQWVHREVAARKDLRSSETNDGKQNGTTWAFEVGNELLACPIVVEDLSYPGHMLIEMLCNEQSLFLEIAQVIRSLELTILKGVMENRCNNTWAHFIVETSKGFHRTEIFWPLMHLLQRKRKPISSKI, encoded by the exons AT GATCCTGAGCTGGGAAGATGGGTACTGTGATCATCTAAAACCTAGACAACCACTGGGAATAATGTCAGAAGACATTTACCATAATGGTGCcaatgaattattttctacACGCAGTGAAACAAGCGCAGGTGATGGTGGTTTTGAGGGATATTCAATTGGACTGGTGTTGGCTAACATGTCACATCTTCAGTATGCCTTGGGAGAGGG GGTTGTTGGCGAGGTGGCAAATTCGGGTACTCATTTCTGGGTGTCGTATGATGATGTTTCCACCACCAAAGTAAATTCTAAGTTAGTTCCGAAG TGTCCAGATGAATGGTTACTTCAGTTGGCTTCAGGTATCAAG ACTATCTTGTTGGTTCCTGTACTTCCACATGGAGTTGTGCAGCTTGGCTCATTGCAAGTG ATTGCAGAAGACGTGGCAGTAGTAGCAGGTATCAAAGATAGATTCATTCACAATGCCTGGAGAAACACTGTACTGTCTATCTTAAACAGGGATATCCGaacaaaatcatcatcaacacTAACATCTGGGCTCATGGATAGCTTAGATGAACCATCAGCTTCTACCATTAGCCAATTGAAATCAGAAGATTCAGATGCTGTTGACAGTGTCAAGCCAAATAAAGTTTTGGTTTCAACTTTCGACCCCATTTTGCCAGTGGAAACTCTTCAAGATGCACTAAGGGGATCTGTGAAGGACCTGTCAGGAACTTTCCGAAGTGAGAGTGAAAATAAGATTGCTGTTCCATCACTTGGTCTCAGTGAAGCATCAAAGTCACAAGGTCATTCCTTATTTGCTGGCCAGTGGGAGATGATGGAGAGTAAGTTTTTTGGTTTGTCTTGTCTGGAAGAAGAATTACAGGCATATTCACAATGTGACAAATACAATTTGGAATTATTAGGAGAATTCAGTGGTGGAGCTATGTCTTGTTACCCTGCATCAATGGAACAACCATTTCAGCATGAGATCTGTAACAATATAGATCATAGCTCAGCCATTTTCCTTAACTTTCCCAAAGATTGTGAGTTACACAAAGCACTTGGACCAGCATTTCAGAGACATACCAGTGATTACTTGGGGGACTCATATCACTTGGTTGATAACATATGTAACAGCTCAAGTTTGATTCACAAAAGAGATTTCACCGATGGAATTGAGCCTACAAGTTCTGTCAAAGGCAGTGACGCAGATTTGTTGGAAGCTGTTGTTACCAGTGTACGTAGGGGTACATATGGTTCCCCTGATTTATACAATGGTGTCAACTCATCTTTAATTTCGTTAGAAAAATTTGTAACTCTGTCTCCACCACAAAGCCACTCTGAGGATAGTGCCTCGGCAGGGGTTGATTCAATTCCACAGAGCAAAGTAATATCTACATCTCTTTCCGGgaacaaaaatgaattttcaccaacttcttcttctttcaagAATGCAATGGGAACATTTATTGACACAGAGCTGTTTGGAAAAGAGCACAACAGCCTGCAGCCTAGGAAGGGAATGAAGCTGTCTAATGCAAACAAAAGGAGAACTAAACCTGGTGATAACCAAAAACCAAGACCGAGGGATAGGCAATTGATCCAGGACCGGATTAAGGAATTGCGTGAACTTGTTCCAAATGGTGTGAAG TGCAGCATAGATTGCCTCTTAGGTCGAACCATTGAGCACATGCTGTACTTAAGAAGTGTAACCGATCAGGCTGAGAAGTTGAACCAGTGGGTGCACCGTGAG GTAGCTGCCCGTAAGGATTTAAGATCATCTGAAACCAACGACGGTAAACAAAACGGCACCACTTGGGCTTTTGAAGTTGGAAATGAGCTCCTTGCCTGTCCCATAGTTGTTGAAGATCTTTCATACCCGGGACACATGCTCATCGAG ATGTTATGCAACGAGCAGAGTCTATTCCTTGAGATTGCACAGGTCATAAGGAGCTTAGAGTTAACCATCCTGAAAGGTGTCATGGAAAACCGCTGTAATAATACATGGGCTCATTTCATCGTTGAG ACTTCCAAAGGCTTTCACAGAACGGAGATTTTCTGGCCTCTTATGCACCTGTTGCAGCGCAAAAGAAAACCCATTTCAAGCAAGATTTGA
- the LOC102613934 gene encoding transcription factor EMB1444-like isoform X1 yields MGTTALRQLLKSFCYNLPWNYAVLWKLKLEGQMILSWEDGYCDHLKPRQPLGIMSEDIYHNGANELFSTRSETSAGDGGFEGYSIGLVLANMSHLQYALGEGVVGEVANSGTHFWVSYDDVSTTKVNSKLVPKCPDEWLLQLASGIKTILLVPVLPHGVVQLGSLQVIAEDVAVVAGIKDRFIHNAWRNTVLSILNRDIRTKSSSTLTSGLMDSLDEPSASTISQLKSEDSDAVDSVKPNKVLVSTFDPILPVETLQDALRGSVKDLSGTFRSESENKIAVPSLGLSEASKSQGHSLFAGQWEMMESKFFGLSCLEEELQAYSQCDKYNLELLGEFSGGAMSCYPASMEQPFQHEICNNIDHSSAIFLNFPKDCELHKALGPAFQRHTSDYLGDSYHLVDNICNSSSLIHKRDFTDGIEPTSSVKGSDADLLEAVVTSVRRGTYGSPDLYNGVNSSLISLEKFVTLSPPQSHSEDSASAGVDSIPQSKVISTSLSGNKNEFSPTSSSFKNAMGTFIDTELFGKEHNSLQPRKGMKLSNANKRRTKPGDNQKPRPRDRQLIQDRIKELRELVPNGVKCSIDCLLGRTIEHMLYLRSVTDQAEKLNQWVHREVAARKDLRSSETNDGKQNGTTWAFEVGNELLACPIVVEDLSYPGHMLIEMLCNEQSLFLEIAQVIRSLELTILKGVMENRCNNTWAHFIVETSKGFHRTEIFWPLMHLLQRKRKPISSKI; encoded by the exons ATGGGAACTACTGCTTTGAGGCAGTTGTTGAAGAGCTTTTGCTACAATTTGCCTTGGAATTATGCTGTGCTTTGGAAGCTGAAGCTCGAGGGTCAAAT GATCCTGAGCTGGGAAGATGGGTACTGTGATCATCTAAAACCTAGACAACCACTGGGAATAATGTCAGAAGACATTTACCATAATGGTGCcaatgaattattttctacACGCAGTGAAACAAGCGCAGGTGATGGTGGTTTTGAGGGATATTCAATTGGACTGGTGTTGGCTAACATGTCACATCTTCAGTATGCCTTGGGAGAGGG GGTTGTTGGCGAGGTGGCAAATTCGGGTACTCATTTCTGGGTGTCGTATGATGATGTTTCCACCACCAAAGTAAATTCTAAGTTAGTTCCGAAG TGTCCAGATGAATGGTTACTTCAGTTGGCTTCAGGTATCAAG ACTATCTTGTTGGTTCCTGTACTTCCACATGGAGTTGTGCAGCTTGGCTCATTGCAAGTG ATTGCAGAAGACGTGGCAGTAGTAGCAGGTATCAAAGATAGATTCATTCACAATGCCTGGAGAAACACTGTACTGTCTATCTTAAACAGGGATATCCGaacaaaatcatcatcaacacTAACATCTGGGCTCATGGATAGCTTAGATGAACCATCAGCTTCTACCATTAGCCAATTGAAATCAGAAGATTCAGATGCTGTTGACAGTGTCAAGCCAAATAAAGTTTTGGTTTCAACTTTCGACCCCATTTTGCCAGTGGAAACTCTTCAAGATGCACTAAGGGGATCTGTGAAGGACCTGTCAGGAACTTTCCGAAGTGAGAGTGAAAATAAGATTGCTGTTCCATCACTTGGTCTCAGTGAAGCATCAAAGTCACAAGGTCATTCCTTATTTGCTGGCCAGTGGGAGATGATGGAGAGTAAGTTTTTTGGTTTGTCTTGTCTGGAAGAAGAATTACAGGCATATTCACAATGTGACAAATACAATTTGGAATTATTAGGAGAATTCAGTGGTGGAGCTATGTCTTGTTACCCTGCATCAATGGAACAACCATTTCAGCATGAGATCTGTAACAATATAGATCATAGCTCAGCCATTTTCCTTAACTTTCCCAAAGATTGTGAGTTACACAAAGCACTTGGACCAGCATTTCAGAGACATACCAGTGATTACTTGGGGGACTCATATCACTTGGTTGATAACATATGTAACAGCTCAAGTTTGATTCACAAAAGAGATTTCACCGATGGAATTGAGCCTACAAGTTCTGTCAAAGGCAGTGACGCAGATTTGTTGGAAGCTGTTGTTACCAGTGTACGTAGGGGTACATATGGTTCCCCTGATTTATACAATGGTGTCAACTCATCTTTAATTTCGTTAGAAAAATTTGTAACTCTGTCTCCACCACAAAGCCACTCTGAGGATAGTGCCTCGGCAGGGGTTGATTCAATTCCACAGAGCAAAGTAATATCTACATCTCTTTCCGGgaacaaaaatgaattttcaccaacttcttcttctttcaagAATGCAATGGGAACATTTATTGACACAGAGCTGTTTGGAAAAGAGCACAACAGCCTGCAGCCTAGGAAGGGAATGAAGCTGTCTAATGCAAACAAAAGGAGAACTAAACCTGGTGATAACCAAAAACCAAGACCGAGGGATAGGCAATTGATCCAGGACCGGATTAAGGAATTGCGTGAACTTGTTCCAAATGGTGTGAAG TGCAGCATAGATTGCCTCTTAGGTCGAACCATTGAGCACATGCTGTACTTAAGAAGTGTAACCGATCAGGCTGAGAAGTTGAACCAGTGGGTGCACCGTGAG GTAGCTGCCCGTAAGGATTTAAGATCATCTGAAACCAACGACGGTAAACAAAACGGCACCACTTGGGCTTTTGAAGTTGGAAATGAGCTCCTTGCCTGTCCCATAGTTGTTGAAGATCTTTCATACCCGGGACACATGCTCATCGAG ATGTTATGCAACGAGCAGAGTCTATTCCTTGAGATTGCACAGGTCATAAGGAGCTTAGAGTTAACCATCCTGAAAGGTGTCATGGAAAACCGCTGTAATAATACATGGGCTCATTTCATCGTTGAG ACTTCCAAAGGCTTTCACAGAACGGAGATTTTCTGGCCTCTTATGCACCTGTTGCAGCGCAAAAGAAAACCCATTTCAAGCAAGATTTGA